From a single Paenibacillus sp. FSL W8-0426 genomic region:
- a CDS encoding ABC transporter ATP-binding protein: MMKLFRMLKPYRIPIFFIVGLVLLQSLAELYLPTLMADIVNDGIVKGDVPYIWKIGGWMLVIAIGGTAASVTASYLSSKTAGGFAKQLRSRVFRHVENFSLQEFDKLGTASLITRTTNDITQVQNVLTMMLRMMIMAPLMSIGGIFMAISQDAKLSTIFLVVLPVLAGAIALIGAKGLPLFKQIQKKLDRLNLVLREQLTGIRVVRSFNRGEHERQRFNNANTDLRDISIKVNVLMATLMPVMMLVMNFSMIAILFFGGQRIDSGSMDIGSLIAFVQYAMQIMFSLIMVSIIFVMIPRASASAERINEVLEMQPELEDPSQPRSMGSEQGTIEFDNVTFRYPGAENAALSGISFTARPGETTAIIGGTGSGKTTLLSLIPRFYDVTEGHVRVNGTDVRELTQEQLRSKIGFVPQKAVLFTGTIAENIRHGKEDASMEEVEHAARIAQAENFISEMKDGYESLIAQGGNNVSGGQKQRLSIARALVRRPEIYIFDDSFSALDFKTDARLRAALKSETKEAAVIIVAQRVSTVMDADRILVMDEGKIVGSGTHQELLENNEVYREIVSSQLTEEEIA, translated from the coding sequence ATGATGAAATTGTTTCGCATGCTGAAGCCGTATCGGATCCCCATATTTTTTATCGTCGGGTTGGTGCTGCTGCAGTCGCTTGCTGAACTGTACCTGCCGACCCTGATGGCGGACATTGTGAACGATGGTATCGTCAAAGGCGACGTGCCTTATATCTGGAAAATCGGAGGCTGGATGCTGGTCATTGCCATCGGCGGAACCGCAGCCTCCGTAACGGCGAGCTACCTTTCCTCCAAGACGGCTGGCGGCTTTGCCAAACAGCTGCGCAGCAGGGTGTTCCGCCATGTCGAGAACTTCTCGCTGCAGGAATTCGACAAGTTGGGTACGGCATCGCTCATTACCCGTACCACCAATGACATCACGCAGGTGCAGAACGTGTTGACCATGATGCTGCGCATGATGATCATGGCGCCGCTCATGAGCATCGGCGGCATTTTCATGGCCATTTCCCAAGACGCCAAGCTGTCTACGATCTTCCTGGTCGTGCTGCCCGTGCTGGCCGGAGCCATCGCGCTGATCGGTGCCAAGGGATTGCCGCTGTTCAAGCAAATCCAGAAAAAGCTGGATCGGTTGAACCTGGTGCTGCGGGAGCAGTTAACCGGCATCCGGGTCGTACGTTCCTTTAACCGAGGGGAACATGAACGCCAACGTTTCAACAACGCAAATACCGATCTGAGAGACATCTCCATTAAGGTAAACGTCTTGATGGCTACGCTGATGCCTGTCATGATGCTGGTCATGAATTTCTCCATGATTGCCATCTTGTTCTTTGGCGGGCAGCGCATCGACAGCGGAAGCATGGATATCGGTTCGTTGATTGCCTTTGTCCAATACGCGATGCAGATTATGTTCTCGCTGATTATGGTATCCATCATTTTCGTCATGATTCCGCGGGCTTCGGCTTCCGCAGAGCGGATCAACGAGGTATTGGAAATGCAGCCGGAATTGGAAGATCCGTCGCAGCCGCGCAGCATGGGCTCAGAGCAGGGCACCATCGAGTTTGACAACGTGACCTTCCGTTATCCGGGAGCAGAGAATGCGGCATTGTCGGGCATTTCGTTTACGGCTCGTCCAGGTGAAACAACGGCGATTATCGGTGGTACCGGGTCAGGCAAAACGACGCTGCTCAGTCTCATTCCCCGGTTTTATGATGTGACAGAGGGGCATGTCCGTGTGAATGGCACGGATGTGCGCGAACTTACGCAGGAGCAGCTGAGATCCAAAATCGGCTTTGTTCCGCAAAAGGCGGTTCTGTTTACCGGAACGATTGCGGAAAACATCCGTCACGGCAAAGAGGACGCTTCGATGGAGGAAGTGGAGCATGCAGCCCGGATCGCCCAGGCCGAGAACTTTATTTCCGAAATGAAGGATGGCTACGAAAGCCTGATTGCCCAAGGCGGGAATAACGTTTCGGGGGGACAAAAGCAGCGTTTGTCCATCGCTCGTGCACTTGTACGTCGTCCGGAAATTTACATTTTCGACGACAGCTTCTCGGCGCTTGATTTCAAAACGGATGCCCGGCTTCGCGCAGCCTTGAAATCAGAGACGAAAGAGGCTGCGGTCATTATCGTGGCCCAACGCGTAAGCACCGTGATGGATGCAGACCGCATCCTCGTCATGGACGAAGGTAAAATCGTAGGTTCAGGAACGCATCAGGAACTGCTGGAGAACAATGAAGTGTACCGTGAAATTGTATCTTCCCAGCTGACAGAGGAGGAGATCGCATGA
- a CDS encoding MarR family transcriptional regulator, with the protein MTGLDPVARKLLYSIMQFNKGKWRQHKPHGRNHNEIMVLACLLHGAHPGERIDWRDNPPDFDSGPEPNPRGLKVSEISALLRVKSPTITPVIRGLEDEGLVERTMDEEDRRAVRITITEAGRKIIQAAHEERMEIFNKLVAHLGEEDSLQLAELLTKVYSFFDTLKSVQTEQSNDQGDDKP; encoded by the coding sequence ATGACGGGTCTGGATCCGGTTGCCCGCAAACTGCTGTATTCCATCATGCAATTCAACAAAGGCAAATGGCGGCAGCACAAGCCTCACGGGCGAAATCACAATGAAATCATGGTGCTGGCTTGTTTGCTGCACGGGGCGCATCCCGGTGAACGCATCGATTGGAGAGACAATCCGCCTGATTTCGACAGCGGTCCCGAACCTAATCCGCGCGGACTGAAGGTATCGGAAATCAGTGCGCTGCTTCGCGTGAAGTCGCCTACGATCACGCCGGTGATTCGCGGTTTGGAAGACGAGGGACTGGTTGAACGGACGATGGATGAGGAGGATCGGCGCGCCGTACGCATCACGATTACGGAAGCGGGCCGTAAGATTATCCAGGCGGCGCATGAAGAACGAATGGAGATTTTCAACAAACTCGTCGCACATTTGGGGGAGGAAGACAGCTTGCAATTGGCCGAATTGTTGACCAAGGTGTACAGCTTTTTCGATACATTGAAGTCCGTTCAGACGGAACAGTCCAACGACCAAGGAGATGATAAGCCATGA
- the uxaC gene encoding glucuronate isomerase: MKSFLDEQFLLHNETAVRLYEDYAKDMPIIDYHCHLSPQEIYENKTFANITEAWLYGDHYKWRLMRANGIEEKYVTGGEGVTDYDRFLAYARTVPMMIGNPLYAWSHLELQRYFGVYEILNEQSAPAIWEKVNAKLNGPGFGARDLITKSNVSVVCTTDDPCDSLEYHLQIKEIEGFNTKVLPSFRPDKGLELNRDTFVDWVGKLSQASGTAISDYDSFLSALESRVEFFHSVGGRVSDHALDYVPYGVATREEAAAIFAKALAGHKVSREDENKYKTVTLTFLGKLYAERGWVMQFHINAARNNNRRMFERLGPDTGYDSVNDAPLSAAVIGLLDALDQQNALPKTILYSLNPRDNEVLAAIIGSFQGDGVPGKIQLGAAWWFNDTKDGMLAQMRALANVGLLSRFVGMLTDSRSFLSYTRHEYFRRLVCNLIGEWAEQGEAPHDMELLGRMVQGIAHNNAEQYFPFSSARETVTASR; this comes from the coding sequence ATGAAATCTTTTTTGGATGAACAATTTTTGCTGCACAATGAAACCGCGGTAAGGTTATACGAGGATTATGCCAAGGATATGCCGATCATCGACTACCACTGCCATCTCAGCCCGCAGGAAATCTACGAAAACAAAACGTTTGCCAACATTACTGAAGCGTGGTTGTACGGCGATCATTATAAATGGCGGCTCATGCGAGCGAACGGCATCGAGGAGAAATACGTGACGGGTGGAGAAGGCGTGACCGATTACGATCGTTTTCTCGCGTATGCCCGGACCGTGCCGATGATGATCGGCAATCCGCTCTATGCCTGGTCGCATCTGGAGCTGCAGCGCTATTTCGGCGTATACGAAATTTTGAACGAGCAGAGCGCCCCGGCGATCTGGGAAAAGGTCAACGCCAAACTGAACGGTCCCGGATTCGGCGCGCGCGACCTGATCACGAAATCGAACGTCTCCGTAGTATGCACCACGGACGATCCGTGCGATTCGCTGGAGTACCATCTGCAAATCAAGGAGATCGAGGGCTTCAATACAAAGGTGCTGCCTTCGTTCCGTCCGGATAAAGGGCTTGAGCTTAACCGCGACACGTTTGTAGACTGGGTAGGCAAACTTTCGCAAGCCTCCGGCACGGCCATTTCCGATTACGATTCGTTCTTGTCCGCCCTGGAATCGCGGGTAGAGTTCTTCCACTCCGTGGGGGGACGCGTATCGGACCATGCCTTGGATTATGTGCCTTACGGTGTGGCGACCCGAGAGGAAGCCGCAGCGATCTTTGCCAAGGCGCTTGCAGGCCATAAGGTCAGCCGGGAAGATGAGAACAAATACAAAACGGTGACGCTGACCTTCCTGGGCAAACTTTACGCCGAGCGCGGCTGGGTCATGCAGTTCCATATCAACGCGGCACGCAACAACAACCGGCGCATGTTCGAACGGCTGGGACCGGATACGGGCTACGACTCCGTAAACGATGCGCCGTTATCTGCGGCCGTGATCGGACTGCTCGATGCGCTCGACCAGCAGAACGCGCTGCCGAAGACGATTCTGTATTCCCTGAATCCGCGCGACAACGAGGTGCTTGCAGCCATCATCGGCAGCTTCCAGGGCGACGGCGTTCCGGGCAAAATTCAGCTGGGTGCCGCATGGTGGTTCAACGACACTAAAGACGGCATGCTCGCCCAGATGCGAGCGCTGGCGAACGTGGGTCTGCTCAGCCGTTTCGTCGGCATGCTGACCGATTCGCGCAGTTTCTTGTCCTACACGCGGCATGAGTATTTCCGCCGTCTCGTCTGCAACCTGATCGGCGAGTGGGCCGAGCAGGGCGAAGCCCCGCATGATATGGAGCTGCTCGGACGGATGGTGCAAGGCATTGCCCATAACAATGCCGAGCAATACTTCCCGTTCTCCTCGGCTCGCGAAACGGTAACGGCTTCGCGCTAA
- a CDS encoding MBL fold metallo-hydrolase produces MTQMKVTFLGTGDMFSFEQHHNSMLAEFGGTHLVIDFPESNARALKEYGFPLTDIENVFITHLHEDHINGVQLLGYYSQIVSGRRPRLYIHEALVDPLWSILSPGMRHTTDGERTLHDYYDIVPLPDGGTFELGGVTFETFRTTHVPGMISNGLLARGYFDYSGDSTLDQDRLIATADEVQLIFHECHMHDLVIKSHTSLQDLQQLPAEIRQKTVLMHYHDEYADAGKRAAFNQAHDLQMAGQLQSFVLRG; encoded by the coding sequence ATGACACAGATGAAGGTTACGTTTCTCGGCACGGGGGACATGTTTAGCTTCGAGCAGCACCACAACAGCATGCTGGCCGAATTCGGCGGCACGCATCTCGTCATCGATTTTCCCGAATCGAACGCCAGGGCGCTGAAAGAATACGGCTTTCCTTTAACCGATATCGAAAATGTGTTTATCACGCACCTGCATGAGGACCATATCAACGGCGTCCAGCTGCTCGGTTATTATTCCCAAATCGTAAGCGGACGCAGACCGCGCCTGTACATCCACGAAGCATTGGTAGACCCGTTATGGAGCATCTTGTCTCCCGGCATGCGTCATACGACGGATGGGGAGCGTACGCTGCATGATTATTACGACATCGTTCCGCTGCCGGACGGCGGCACGTTCGAGCTGGGCGGAGTCACCTTCGAAACGTTCCGGACAACGCATGTGCCGGGCATGATAAGCAACGGCCTGCTGGCCCGCGGATACTTTGATTACAGCGGCGACAGCACATTGGATCAGGACAGGCTGATTGCGACGGCCGATGAAGTGCAGCTGATTTTCCACGAATGCCACATGCACGATCTGGTGATTAAATCCCATACCTCGCTGCAGGATCTGCAGCAGCTGCCCGCCGAGATCCGGCAGAAAACGGTGCTGATGCATTACCATGACGAATATGCGGATGCCGGCAAAAGGGCAGCATTCAATCAGGCGCATGACCTGCAAATGGCCGGACAGCTTCAAAGCTTTGTACTGAGAGGGTAA
- a CDS encoding alpha-amylase codes for MKRNHTMMQFFEWHLSADGNHWKRLAELAPELKAKGIDTVWIPPVTKAISNTDTGYGVYDLYDLGEFDQKGSVRTKYGSKQELVDAIAECQKNGIAVYVDLVMNHKAGADETEVFKVIEVDPNDRTKEISKPFEIEGWTKFTFPGRGDTYSSFKWNYEHFNGTDYDAKGRRSGVFRIAGENKTWNKNVDREFGNYDYLMFANIDYNHPDVRREMLNWGHWLIDTIQCDGFRLDAIKHINHEFIREFAGEMIRKRGQDFYIVGEFWHPSLDACRKFLDTVDYRIDLFDVSLHYKLHEASLQGRNFNLSSIFNDTLVQTHPTHAVTFVDNHDSQPHEALESWVADWFKPSAYALILLRKDGYPVVFYGDYYGIGGPEPVKGKQDILDRLLYARTNKAYGEQVDYFDHPNTIGWVRRGAKEFEGSGCAVVISNGDDGEKRMCVGQHHAGETWTDLTLSRKEQIKIGQDGWASFPVNGGGLSVWALPDAAAGQSSS; via the coding sequence ATGAAGAGAAATCATACGATGATGCAGTTTTTCGAATGGCATCTGTCCGCAGACGGAAACCACTGGAAAAGGTTGGCCGAGCTGGCCCCCGAGCTGAAGGCGAAGGGAATCGACACGGTGTGGATTCCGCCCGTGACCAAAGCCATATCCAATACGGACACGGGATACGGCGTATACGACCTGTACGATCTTGGCGAATTCGACCAGAAGGGAAGCGTGCGCACGAAATACGGCAGCAAGCAGGAGCTGGTTGATGCCATCGCGGAGTGCCAAAAGAACGGCATCGCCGTTTATGTCGACCTGGTCATGAACCACAAGGCAGGAGCGGACGAAACGGAAGTGTTCAAAGTGATCGAGGTCGATCCGAACGACCGGACGAAGGAAATTTCCAAGCCGTTCGAGATTGAGGGGTGGACCAAGTTCACTTTTCCGGGGCGCGGGGACACGTATTCCTCTTTCAAATGGAACTACGAGCATTTCAACGGCACCGATTACGATGCCAAAGGGAGACGAAGCGGGGTGTTCCGCATTGCCGGGGAGAACAAAACCTGGAACAAAAACGTCGATCGGGAGTTCGGCAACTACGATTATTTAATGTTTGCGAACATCGACTACAACCATCCCGACGTCCGGCGTGAAATGCTGAACTGGGGCCATTGGCTGATCGACACGATTCAGTGCGACGGCTTCCGGCTGGACGCCATCAAACATATCAACCATGAATTCATCCGGGAATTTGCCGGAGAGATGATCCGCAAACGCGGGCAGGATTTTTATATTGTCGGCGAGTTCTGGCACCCGAGTCTGGATGCCTGCCGCAAATTTCTGGATACTGTCGATTACCGGATCGACCTGTTCGACGTATCGCTGCACTACAAGCTGCATGAGGCGTCCCTTCAGGGCCGCAACTTCAATTTATCCTCCATTTTTAACGATACGCTGGTGCAGACGCATCCTACCCATGCCGTTACGTTCGTGGACAACCATGATTCCCAGCCTCACGAAGCGCTGGAATCGTGGGTGGCGGACTGGTTCAAACCGAGCGCTTATGCACTGATCCTGCTGCGTAAGGATGGATATCCGGTTGTGTTTTATGGCGACTATTACGGGATTGGCGGTCCTGAACCGGTGAAAGGCAAACAGGACATTCTGGATCGTTTGCTGTATGCACGAACCAACAAAGCGTACGGGGAGCAGGTCGATTATTTCGATCATCCGAACACCATCGGCTGGGTAAGAAGGGGAGCGAAGGAGTTCGAGGGCTCCGGCTGCGCGGTGGTTATCTCCAACGGGGACGATGGCGAAAAACGCATGTGCGTAGGGCAGCACCATGCCGGCGAAACGTGGACCGATCTGACACTGAGCCGAAAAGAACAGATTAAGATCGGTCAGGACGGATGGGCCAGTTTCCCCGTTAACGGTGGTGGGCTGTCCGTGTGGGCACTGCCCGACGCGGCTGCGGGTCAGTCTTCGTCTTAA
- a CDS encoding ATP-dependent DNA helicase, giving the protein MTTEIRIPVRPLVEYVYRSGSIRPGFRTNASMHEGTRIHQRVQKDYAEEDLKEVFLEAKLQYGDLVYVIEGRCDGLIRLDGQLTVDEIKSTAGNLDDLGEGAPVHWAQAIMYAYMIAVQQDEPRMQVQLTYVHSMSNEERRMRRMLEREELEQFAAEVIAGYAPYAEMMVAHEQKRDETVRGLGFPFQKYREGQRKLAGAVYQTIREGKGLMAKAPTGIGKTMSVLFPTVKAIGEGEAGRLFYLTARTTTRATAEEAFARMQAQGLHMHVISLTAKDKICFKEEEACDAGQCGMCEGYYDRINGAVLDMLEHETLMTRPVIEQYARKHRVCPFEFSLDAAYAADAVICDYNYIFDPRISLKRMLEEQKRKTVLLVDEAHNLVDRGRMMFSAELAKSAFFDTQSTFKALEGSLPAAKGIASTAGAVDKYMGTIRSHGENAGELLKKEPPEELFDLLEPFVMAAEQCLLEGGAQDEEAQALLLDAYFASQNFLRIGKLYDERFITYAECERSEVRIRLFCLDPSVLLRQTAKGFRSVVHFSATLSPMGYYRDMLGAGEDDYTLRVPSPFRPEQLDVRLMPLSVRYKDRERSRRPIAGMLRQLAVEWPRGNLLVFFPSYPYMREVYDTFMEQPGNVDVTMQRQGMSEEERDQFLNAFQPDPERTRIGFAVQGGVFSEGVDLPGDRLNGVVVVGAGLPQIGLENNVLRDYFNETGRNGFNYAYIFPGMNKVLQAGGRLIRTEEDTGVLVLIDDRFTQEPYRSLLPEEWQHFTRIAPSATNFSSND; this is encoded by the coding sequence ATGACAACTGAAATTCGAATACCGGTAAGACCGTTGGTGGAATATGTATACCGGAGTGGAAGCATTCGTCCCGGCTTTCGTACCAATGCCTCGATGCATGAAGGAACGCGCATTCACCAGCGGGTGCAGAAGGATTATGCGGAGGAAGACCTGAAGGAGGTGTTCCTGGAGGCGAAGCTGCAATACGGCGATTTGGTCTACGTCATCGAAGGGCGCTGCGACGGCTTGATCCGCCTGGATGGGCAGCTGACCGTGGATGAGATCAAATCAACGGCAGGCAATCTGGACGATCTGGGGGAGGGTGCTCCCGTGCATTGGGCTCAAGCCATCATGTACGCTTACATGATAGCCGTCCAGCAGGATGAGCCGCGTATGCAGGTACAGCTTACTTACGTGCATTCGATGAGCAACGAGGAGCGCCGCATGCGGCGCATGCTGGAGCGGGAAGAGCTGGAGCAGTTCGCTGCCGAGGTCATCGCGGGTTACGCGCCGTATGCGGAAATGATGGTTGCCCATGAGCAGAAACGGGATGAGACGGTTCGCGGGCTTGGTTTTCCTTTTCAAAAGTATCGGGAGGGACAGCGAAAGCTGGCCGGGGCGGTATACCAGACGATTCGCGAGGGCAAGGGGTTGATGGCCAAGGCTCCCACAGGGATCGGCAAAACGATGTCCGTGCTCTTCCCGACGGTCAAGGCGATCGGGGAAGGCGAGGCAGGCAGGCTGTTTTATTTGACCGCCAGAACGACGACGCGTGCTACTGCGGAAGAGGCGTTTGCTCGCATGCAGGCACAGGGTCTTCACATGCATGTCATCAGCCTGACCGCCAAGGATAAAATTTGCTTCAAGGAAGAGGAAGCATGCGACGCCGGGCAATGCGGGATGTGCGAAGGCTATTATGACCGGATCAACGGTGCGGTGCTGGACATGCTGGAACACGAGACGTTGATGACGCGCCCGGTGATCGAGCAGTATGCCCGCAAACATCGGGTATGCCCGTTCGAATTCTCGCTGGATGCCGCGTATGCGGCCGATGCGGTGATTTGCGACTACAACTATATTTTCGACCCCCGGATTTCCCTGAAACGCATGCTGGAAGAGCAGAAACGCAAGACGGTTCTGCTCGTGGACGAGGCCCACAATCTGGTGGACCGCGGCAGGATGATGTTTTCGGCCGAACTGGCGAAGTCCGCGTTCTTTGATACCCAGAGCACGTTCAAAGCGCTTGAGGGCAGCTTGCCTGCAGCGAAAGGCATCGCCAGCACGGCGGGTGCGGTAGACAAATACATGGGCACGATTCGCTCGCACGGCGAAAACGCGGGCGAACTGCTGAAAAAGGAGCCTCCCGAAGAACTGTTCGACCTGCTGGAACCCTTCGTCATGGCAGCGGAGCAGTGCCTGCTTGAGGGTGGAGCGCAAGACGAGGAGGCTCAGGCGCTGCTGCTGGACGCATATTTTGCGTCCCAGAACTTCCTGCGGATCGGCAAGTTGTATGATGAGCGATTCATCACGTATGCCGAATGCGAGCGCAGCGAGGTGCGAATCAGGCTGTTCTGCCTGGACCCTTCGGTGCTGCTGCGTCAGACGGCCAAAGGATTTCGCTCGGTCGTTCATTTCTCGGCCACGCTGTCGCCGATGGGGTATTACCGCGACATGCTGGGCGCGGGCGAGGACGACTACACGCTGCGGGTACCTTCGCCTTTCCGGCCGGAACAGCTCGACGTCAGGCTGATGCCGCTGTCCGTGCGCTATAAGGATCGGGAGCGCTCCCGAAGACCGATTGCGGGAATGCTGCGACAGCTGGCCGTGGAATGGCCGCGGGGCAATTTACTCGTGTTCTTTCCTTCCTATCCGTACATGCGCGAAGTGTACGACACGTTCATGGAACAACCGGGCAATGTCGACGTCACCATGCAGCGGCAGGGCATGAGCGAGGAGGAGCGTGACCAGTTCCTGAATGCTTTCCAGCCTGATCCGGAACGTACCCGCATCGGCTTCGCCGTTCAAGGCGGTGTTTTTTCCGAAGGCGTCGATCTGCCGGGCGACCGCTTGAACGGCGTCGTTGTAGTGGGTGCGGGTTTGCCGCAGATCGGACTGGAAAACAACGTGCTTCGCGATTATTTTAATGAAACGGGACGCAATGGCTTTAATTACGCCTATATTTTCCCTGGCATGAACAAGGTGCTGCAGGCTGGCGGCAGGCTGATCCGTACGGAGGAAGACACCGGCGTACTGGTTCTCATCGATGACCGGTTTACGCAGGAGCCTTACCGTTCCCTGCTTCCGGAGGAGTGGCAGCATTTCACGCGCATAGCCCCTTCTGCAACTAATTTCTCTTCCAATGATTAA
- a CDS encoding LTA synthase family protein, translating into MSRSSLGRFLSGPFILFTVIMMIKSSLAWIVIFDDIPVWKPLLTELPLIWICFCLIEWFAAKRRMWAYLGLDLLLSGIFFAAIMYYKYYGVIVNYHALAQVNQVTAVKSSMFSLLDPYYLFIFTDIIVIGGILIRRRIRHGGLELPGRIPLEKRTRRRIASVILVLSLVVCLLNIYPNRASMNELIQAEQMGILGYEAFTILADRPKKPVPLEAIDQNAVNELKQTTSVPAVVEAGAAKGRNVIVLQLESFQNFLIGLEVDGQEVTPNLNELARKSLYFPNFYQQVGQGNTSDAEFVVNTSFYIPPNGAASTVYASKELPSLPRLMGANGYQTATFHTNDVHFWNRDQLYQALGFDHYYDLKYFGTEDTVAFSASDEVLYAKTLDKLEEMQASESPFYAQVISMSAHHPYELPERKVDMTLPERFKNTLPGNYLVSQHYADKAVGTFIEGLKQRGLWDNSLLVVYGDHLGLPIYSLDKDDKALMKEIYGREYTSADMINIPLIISSPGVAPGTQLGQIGGQVDILPTIAGLTGLSLENQLHFGQDLLREGGNLLPERYYLPSGSVLNDASLFIPKTGYGDGTHYSLEEAAARNMLALKPAVDDSAQDEATPAMVNGNAEEGNTKDVHAADTVKTKDQTAEDQTEDHQAGTAQDENSSAASTPYITKEQYERALELIHLSNSYLSQLPDRNQDQ; encoded by the coding sequence TTGTCACGCAGCTCACTCGGCCGGTTTCTAAGCGGACCGTTCATCTTATTCACCGTGATCATGATGATCAAGAGCTCTCTCGCCTGGATCGTGATCTTCGACGATATTCCGGTATGGAAGCCCTTGTTGACCGAATTGCCGCTCATCTGGATCTGCTTCTGCCTGATCGAATGGTTTGCGGCTAAACGGCGCATGTGGGCGTACCTCGGATTGGATTTGCTCCTGTCCGGCATTTTTTTTGCAGCCATTATGTATTACAAATATTACGGGGTCATCGTCAATTACCATGCCCTGGCGCAAGTCAACCAAGTCACTGCGGTGAAGAGCAGCATGTTCTCCCTGCTTGATCCGTATTATCTGTTTATTTTCACCGATATTATCGTCATCGGAGGCATCCTGATCCGTCGTCGCATCCGGCATGGAGGCCTTGAACTCCCCGGGCGCATTCCGCTTGAGAAGCGTACCCGGAGACGGATTGCGTCCGTCATTCTCGTGCTCTCCTTAGTTGTTTGCTTGCTCAACATTTATCCCAATCGGGCTAGCATGAACGAGCTTATCCAGGCTGAACAGATGGGCATTCTCGGGTATGAGGCATTTACGATTCTGGCGGATCGGCCGAAAAAACCCGTCCCGCTGGAGGCGATCGACCAGAACGCCGTGAACGAGCTCAAGCAGACAACGAGCGTGCCTGCCGTCGTGGAAGCCGGCGCAGCCAAAGGCCGTAATGTCATTGTGCTGCAGTTGGAGTCATTCCAGAACTTCCTGATCGGGCTGGAAGTGGATGGGCAGGAAGTGACTCCGAATTTGAACGAATTGGCACGGAAAAGCCTGTATTTCCCGAATTTCTACCAACAGGTGGGACAGGGAAATACGTCGGATGCCGAATTTGTGGTGAATACGTCGTTTTATATTCCCCCAAACGGAGCCGCTTCAACAGTCTATGCCAGTAAAGAACTGCCCAGCCTGCCCAGACTGATGGGGGCAAACGGTTACCAGACGGCGACGTTCCACACCAATGACGTTCATTTCTGGAACCGGGATCAGCTGTATCAAGCGCTGGGTTTCGACCATTATTATGATTTGAAATATTTCGGAACGGAGGACACGGTTGCTTTCTCCGCATCAGATGAGGTGTTATACGCCAAAACGCTGGATAAACTGGAGGAAATGCAAGCTTCAGAATCTCCTTTTTACGCACAGGTCATCTCTATGTCGGCGCACCATCCTTATGAATTGCCTGAACGAAAGGTCGATATGACCCTTCCCGAACGATTCAAAAATACGCTGCCCGGCAACTACCTGGTGTCCCAGCATTATGCAGACAAGGCTGTGGGGACTTTCATCGAGGGACTGAAGCAGCGCGGATTGTGGGATAACAGCCTGCTCGTCGTATACGGCGATCACCTCGGCCTTCCGATCTACTCGCTCGACAAAGACGACAAAGCGCTCATGAAAGAGATCTACGGCCGCGAATATACGTCTGCGGACATGATCAACATTCCGCTGATCATCTCTTCGCCGGGCGTGGCGCCGGGAACACAGCTCGGACAGATCGGCGGCCAGGTCGACATTCTGCCAACGATTGCCGGACTGACGGGTTTGTCCTTGGAGAATCAGCTGCACTTCGGGCAAGATCTGCTGAGGGAAGGCGGCAACCTGCTGCCGGAGCGTTATTATTTGCCTTCCGGATCGGTGCTGAACGATGCGTCATTGTTTATTCCGAAAACCGGGTATGGGGACGGCACCCATTATTCTTTGGAAGAAGCTGCGGCGAGAAACATGCTTGCGCTGAAACCGGCCGTGGATGACTCCGCACAAGATGAAGCCACTCCGGCGATGGTGAATGGCAATGCTGAGGAAGGTAACACTAAAGACGTTCATGCTGCTGATACCGTAAAAACGAAGGATCAAACAGCGGAGGATCAAACAGAGGATCATCAGGCAGGGACTGCTCAGGACGAGAATTCATCGGCAGCTTCCACGCCGTACATCACCAAAGAACAATATGAACGGGCACTGGAACTCATTCATTTGTCCAATAGTTATCTGAGCCAGCTCCCGGACCGAAATCAAGATCAATAA